Proteins from a single region of Pongo abelii isolate AG06213 chromosome 17, NHGRI_mPonAbe1-v2.0_pri, whole genome shotgun sequence:
- the ZBTB14 gene encoding zinc finger and BTB domain-containing protein 14, translating into MEFFISMSETIKYNDDDHKTLFLKTLNEQRLEGEFCDIAIVVEDVKFRAHRCVLAACSTYFKKLFKKLEVDSSSVIEIDFLRSDIFEEVLNYMYTAKISVKKEDVNLMMSSGQILGIRFLDKLCSQKRDVSSPDENNGQSKSKYCLKINRPIGDAADTQDDDVEEIGDQDDSPSDDTVEGTPPSQEDGKSPTTTLRVQEAILKELGSEEVRKVNCYGQEVESMETPESKDLGSQTPQALTFNDGMSEVKDEQTPGWTTAASDMKFEYLLYGHHREQIACQACGKTFSDEGRLRKHEKLHTADRPFVCEMCTKGFTTQAHLKEHLKIHTGYKPYSCEVCGKSFIRAPDLKKHERVHSNERPFACHMCDKAFKHKSHLKDHERRHRGEKPFVCGSCTKAFAKASDLKRHENNMHSERKQVTPSAIQSETEQLQAAAMAAEAEQQLETIACS; encoded by the exons ATG gagTTTTTCATCAGTATGTCTGAAACCATTAAATATAATGACGATGATCATAAAACTCTGTTTCTGAAAACACTAAATGAACAACGCCTGGAAGGAGAATTTTGTGATATTGCTATTGTGGTTGAGGATGTGAAATTCAGAGCACACAGATGTGTTCTTGCTGCCTGCAGCACCTACTTTAAAAAGCTTTTCAAGAAGCTTGAGGTTGATAGTTCTTCAGTCATAGAAATAGATTTTCTTCGTTCTGATATATTTGAAGAGGTCCTGAACTACATGTACACAGCAAAGATTTCCGTGAAAAAAGAAGATGTTAACTTAATGATGTCATCAGGTCAGATTCTTGGTATCCGATTTTTGGATAAACTGTGTTCTCAGAAGCGTGATGTGTCCAGTCCCGATGAAAACAATGGTCAGTCCAAAAGTAAGTATTGCCTCAAAATAAATCGCCCCATTGGAGATGCTGCTGACACCCAGGATGATGATGTAGAGGAAATCGGGGATCAGGATGACAGTCCTTCTGATGACACAGTAGAAGGCACCCCCCCGAGTCAGGAGGACGGCAAGTCGCCCACCACAACGCTTAGGGTTCAGGAAGCGATCCTGAAAGAGCTGGGGAGTGAGGAAGTTCGGAAGGTCAATTGCTACGGCCAGGAAGTAGAATCCATGGAGACCCCAGAATCAAAAGACTTGGGGTCCCAGACCCCTCAAGCCTTAACATTTAATGATGGGATGAGTGAAGTGAAAGATGAACAGacaccaggctggacaacagccGCCAGTGACATGAAGTTTGAGTATTTGCTTTATGGTCACCATCGGGAGCAGATTGCCTGCCAGGCATGTGGGAAGACGTTTTCTGATGAAGGCAGATTGAGGAAGCATGAGAAACTCCACACGGCGGACAGGCCATTTGTTTGTGAAATGTGCACAAAAGGTTTCACCACACAGGCCCACCTGAAAGAACACCTAAAAATCCACACGGGATATAAGCCCTATAGTTGTGAGGTGTGTGGAAAATCATTTATCCGTGCCCCAGACTTAAAGAAGCATGAGAGAGTTCACAGTAATGAAAGACCGTTTGCGTGCCACATGTGTGACAAAGCCTTCAAACACAAGTCTCACCTCAAGGATCATGAAAGAAGACACAGAGGGGAAAAGCCTTTTGTGTGTGGCTCCTGCACCAAGGCATTTGCCAAGGCATCTGATCTGAAAAGGCATGAGAACAATATGCACAGTGAAAGGAAGCAGGTTACCCCCAGTGCCATCCAGAGCGAGACAGAACAGTTGCAGGCGGCAGCGATGGCTGCGGAAGCAGAACAGCAGCTGGAGACGATAGCCTGTAGCTAG